The following are encoded together in the Desulfomicrobium apsheronum genome:
- a CDS encoding FAD-binding and (Fe-S)-binding domain-containing protein: MPQKGPHISLAPERLVKRVLGLPLEEFQTWPEYLQQLALDLAEELFIIRYNPFIPAKDVRQSVNARLQAERAALSPEYYRELSGCLDRFWQSYEADQKFKATLTSRLSSIMNKEQIVSTSNNLIECSTDATDLRMELPALVVFPENTTQIQGIIRLANEMGFPIVPRGGGSGLTGGAVPAKPRSVILSLSRFKDILDIDVQARTITVQSGVITLTAIQAAAAKGLLLTVDPASKAASSIGGNVSENAGGPFAFEYGTTLDNLLSYKMVLPTGDVIQITRKDHPRHKIMPEDTAVFEITDEFGNSRETITLQGDEIRGTALGKDVTNKFLGGLPGVQKEGVDGIITEATFTLYPILPHSRVMCLEFYGNSMRNAMYVIKDIVALRDEIRTQGDLVKLSALEEFGIKYVQAIEYSKKSQKFDGIPISVLIVQLDSMDETAVFEAVRRITQICERYDNVDSFVAADAHEAEIFWHDRHQLSAISKRTSGFKLNEDIVIPLEVIPDFADFLEEQNLHYLAIAYRDALHQVQLLPGIEVDDEFIRMEMDVASSIIKGKTTKENLPEQELELQTSFFFQHLKSKYPKLHEELTKIFDNMLATRVVIANHMHAGDGNCHVNLPVNSNDPRMLGLAEEAVEKIFHKVLEFKGQVSGEHGIGITKIGFLAEEKIAALRTYKKKVDPNNIFNPGKLTQRDLVVVPYTFSFNRLIKDINKTALPGKESLINLLLNVQTCTRCGKCKQVCPMYLPQKGLLFHPRNKNITLGALVEAIYYSQLQNGEPQTRLLGELRKILEHCTACGKCYAICPVKIRTQDVTLQMRAYLEEKGAGGHPFKNRVLNLLSQDPQTTLPKMAKIAGIGQEMGNRAVNLLPAKWRERLDSPLLRGKGPSTQFRNLKEGLGLARGNIITAENLGSKRAVIYFPGCGAGLFYRSIGMASVRLLLDAGVSVILPPDHLCCGYPLLASGCKDQFERIGMENQKVMEGLIRQAEAAGFVIKAVLTSCGTCREGIRNYRLKSLETRQVEFQDVVQFIIQQGKGKFGQGPEQLLYHAACHHEWTGVPPLKAGEIYASELGKMVDSKVAISPHCCGESGLGALTSPKIYNRLRLRKKEQLTADLTGYPVDSPVVVGCPSCKIGISRTLLEMGVKRDVMHTLEFLARLRHGDTWRKDFHKLLAKSSVLNEVQTLTRIP, from the coding sequence ATGCCTCAAAAAGGACCACATATCTCCCTTGCGCCCGAACGTCTGGTCAAACGCGTTCTTGGCCTCCCGCTCGAAGAATTCCAGACCTGGCCCGAATACCTGCAACAGCTGGCGCTGGATCTGGCCGAAGAACTGTTCATCATCCGCTACAATCCCTTCATCCCGGCCAAGGATGTTCGCCAGAGCGTAAACGCCCGGTTGCAGGCCGAACGCGCGGCCCTGTCCCCGGAGTACTACCGCGAGCTGTCCGGTTGCCTGGACCGTTTCTGGCAGAGCTATGAAGCCGACCAGAAATTCAAGGCCACGCTGACCTCGCGCCTGTCCTCGATCATGAACAAGGAGCAGATCGTCTCGACCTCGAACAATCTGATCGAGTGCTCCACCGACGCCACCGACCTGCGCATGGAATTGCCCGCCCTGGTCGTCTTTCCGGAAAACACCACCCAGATTCAGGGCATCATCCGTCTCGCCAACGAGATGGGCTTTCCCATCGTGCCCCGTGGCGGAGGGTCCGGCCTGACCGGCGGAGCCGTGCCCGCCAAGCCGCGCAGCGTGATTTTAAGCCTGAGCCGCTTCAAGGATATTCTCGACATCGACGTGCAGGCCCGGACCATCACCGTGCAGTCCGGAGTCATCACCCTGACCGCCATCCAGGCGGCGGCCGCCAAGGGGCTGCTCCTGACCGTGGACCCGGCCTCCAAGGCGGCCTCATCCATCGGCGGCAACGTCTCGGAGAACGCCGGAGGTCCCTTCGCCTTCGAATACGGCACCACCCTCGACAACCTGCTGTCGTACAAGATGGTCCTGCCCACGGGAGACGTGATCCAGATCACCCGCAAGGACCATCCCCGGCACAAGATCATGCCCGAAGACACGGCAGTGTTCGAGATCACGGACGAATTCGGCAACAGCCGCGAGACCATCACCCTGCAGGGCGACGAGATCCGAGGCACGGCGCTGGGCAAGGACGTGACCAACAAATTTCTGGGCGGCCTGCCCGGAGTGCAGAAGGAGGGCGTTGACGGCATCATCACCGAGGCCACCTTCACCCTGTACCCCATCCTGCCCCACTCGCGAGTCATGTGCCTGGAATTCTACGGAAATTCCATGCGCAACGCCATGTACGTCATCAAAGACATCGTGGCCCTGCGCGACGAGATCCGCACCCAGGGTGATCTGGTCAAGCTCTCGGCGTTGGAGGAGTTCGGGATCAAGTATGTTCAGGCCATCGAATATTCCAAGAAATCCCAGAAGTTCGACGGCATCCCCATCTCGGTTCTCATCGTGCAGCTCGACTCCATGGATGAAACTGCGGTCTTCGAGGCGGTGCGCCGCATCACCCAGATCTGCGAACGCTACGACAACGTGGACAGCTTCGTCGCGGCCGACGCCCACGAAGCGGAGATTTTCTGGCACGACCGTCATCAGCTCTCGGCCATTTCCAAGCGTACCAGCGGATTCAAGCTCAACGAGGATATCGTCATCCCCCTTGAGGTCATCCCGGATTTCGCAGATTTTCTGGAGGAGCAGAACCTCCATTACCTGGCCATCGCCTACCGCGACGCCCTGCACCAGGTGCAACTGCTGCCCGGCATCGAGGTCGATGACGAGTTCATCCGCATGGAGATGGACGTGGCCTCGTCCATCATCAAGGGCAAGACCACCAAGGAGAATCTGCCCGAGCAGGAACTGGAACTTCAGACCTCCTTCTTCTTCCAGCATCTGAAATCCAAGTACCCCAAGTTGCACGAAGAACTGACCAAGATCTTCGACAACATGCTGGCCACCCGCGTGGTCATCGCCAATCACATGCACGCGGGCGACGGCAACTGCCACGTCAACCTGCCGGTCAACTCCAACGATCCGCGCATGCTCGGGCTGGCCGAAGAGGCGGTGGAAAAGATTTTCCACAAGGTGCTTGAATTCAAGGGCCAGGTCTCAGGCGAGCACGGCATCGGCATCACCAAGATCGGCTTTCTGGCCGAGGAAAAAATCGCGGCGCTTCGTACCTACAAAAAAAAGGTCGATCCCAACAACATCTTCAACCCCGGCAAGCTGACCCAGCGCGACCTGGTGGTCGTGCCCTACACCTTCTCCTTCAACCGGCTGATAAAGGACATCAACAAGACCGCGCTGCCGGGCAAGGAAAGCCTGATCAACCTGCTCCTGAACGTCCAGACCTGCACCCGCTGCGGCAAGTGCAAGCAGGTCTGCCCCATGTACCTGCCCCAGAAGGGACTGCTTTTTCATCCGCGCAACAAGAACATCACCCTGGGCGCGCTGGTGGAGGCCATCTACTACTCGCAGTTGCAGAACGGCGAGCCCCAGACGCGCCTTCTGGGCGAACTGCGCAAGATCCTTGAGCATTGCACGGCCTGCGGCAAATGCTACGCCATCTGTCCGGTCAAGATCCGCACCCAGGACGTGACCCTGCAGATGCGCGCCTATCTTGAGGAAAAAGGCGCGGGCGGACACCCGTTCAAGAACCGGGTCCTGAACCTTTTAAGCCAGGACCCGCAGACCACCCTGCCCAAGATGGCCAAGATCGCAGGCATCGGTCAGGAGATGGGCAACCGCGCAGTAAACCTGTTGCCCGCCAAATGGAGGGAGCGCCTGGACAGCCCGCTGCTGCGCGGCAAGGGGCCAAGCACCCAGTTCCGGAATCTCAAGGAAGGCCTCGGCCTGGCCAGGGGCAACATCATCACCGCCGAGAACCTCGGCAGCAAGCGCGCGGTGATCTATTTTCCGGGCTGCGGCGCGGGGCTCTTCTACCGCTCCATCGGCATGGCCTCGGTGCGCCTGCTGCTGGACGCGGGCGTGAGCGTGATCCTGCCCCCGGACCACCTGTGCTGCGGCTATCCGCTCCTGGCTTCCGGCTGCAAGGATCAGTTCGAGCGCATCGGCATGGAAAATCAGAAGGTCATGGAAGGTCTGATCCGCCAGGCCGAGGCGGCTGGATTCGTCATCAAGGCTGTGCTGACCTCGTGCGGCACCTGCCGTGAAGGCATCCGCAACTACCGGCTCAAATCCCTGGAGACGAGGCAGGTGGAATTTCAGGACGTGGTCCAGTTCATCATCCAGCAGGGCAAGGGCAAATTCGGGCAGGGACCCGAGCAGCTGCTCTACCATGCGGCCTGTCATCACGAATGGACGGGAGTTCCCCCCCTCAAGGCCGGGGAAATCTACGCGTCGGAACTGGGCAAGATGGTCGACTCCAAGGTCGCCATTTCGCCCCACTGCTGCGGCGAATCAGGCCTGGGCGCGCTGACCTCGCCCAAGATCTACAACCGTCTGCGCTTGCGCAAGAAGGAGCAGCTCACCGCCGACCTCACGGGCTACCCGGTCGACAGCCCGGTTGTCGTCGGCTGCCCGTCCTGCAAGATCGGCATCAGCCGCACCTTGCTTGAGATGGGCGTCAAGCGCGACGTCATGCACACGCTCGAATTCCTGGCCCGGCTCAGGCACGGCGACACCTGGCGCAAGGACTTCCACAAGCTGTTGGCCAAATCCTCCGTGCTAAACGAAGTGCAGACACTGACGCGGATTCCATGA
- the ruvX gene encoding Holliday junction resolvase RuvX, whose translation MKILGIDYGQKRIGLAMARHGMAFPFKTLEKGTRDKLFADLMGIIESEGVEAIVLGLPLDMNGEETLTTRQVLNFRDSLARRTKIPIHLVNEALTSFDARQRLREAGVPERRHKEMLDQMAAVCILETYLGNS comes from the coding sequence ATGAAGATACTCGGCATCGATTACGGCCAAAAGAGAATCGGACTGGCCATGGCCCGGCACGGCATGGCCTTTCCGTTCAAAACCTTGGAAAAAGGCACCCGCGACAAGCTCTTCGCCGACCTCATGGGCATCATCGAGAGTGAAGGCGTGGAGGCCATCGTGCTTGGCCTGCCCCTTGACATGAACGGGGAGGAGACCCTCACCACCCGGCAGGTCCTGAACTTTCGCGACAGCCTGGCCAGACGAACAAAGATTCCCATCCATCTGGTCAACGAGGCCCTGACCTCCTTCGATGCCCGGCAGCGTCTGCGGGAAGCCGGCGTGCCGGAACGAAGGCACAAGGAAATGCTCGATCAGATGGCCGCGGTCTGCATTCTGGAAACGTATCTGGGGAATTCATGA
- the mltG gene encoding endolytic transglycosylase MltG, whose product MKLWLKLFLAGITLMLLAAGATLFAARQFIETPLDMAASGTVIFNVDPGENLFTVSARLEREGLVRWGEAFRTYGRFRKAILQAGEFELSASMSPRQILEVLASGRPILYRLHFPEGLTMREVAQAVNATGLTTAEKFLAACRDRDFLVSQGINATDAEGYLFPETYFFPRIPDKNPYPILKALLGHFKDTVADLPQARDPEELHRMVILASLVEKETAVPSERGTVAGVYANRMRVGMLLQCDPTIIYGLGENFDGNLRRSHLQDPKNPYNTYVHPGLPPGPICSPGAAALEAASNPEKHDLFYFVAKKDGSHHFSRSLREHTNAVIKYQRRGKPFPDRSDEKGN is encoded by the coding sequence ATGAAACTTTGGCTGAAGCTCTTTCTGGCAGGAATCACGCTCATGCTGCTCGCGGCCGGGGCCACGCTCTTCGCGGCCCGGCAGTTCATCGAGACCCCTCTCGACATGGCCGCCAGCGGCACGGTGATTTTCAATGTGGATCCGGGCGAAAACCTGTTCACAGTGTCCGCTCGGCTGGAAAGGGAAGGACTGGTTCGCTGGGGCGAGGCTTTCCGGACCTACGGCCGCTTCCGCAAAGCCATCCTGCAGGCCGGAGAGTTCGAACTCTCCGCGAGCATGTCGCCACGGCAGATACTTGAAGTCCTGGCCTCGGGAAGACCCATCCTCTACCGTCTGCACTTCCCCGAGGGGCTGACCATGCGCGAAGTGGCCCAAGCCGTGAACGCCACCGGGCTGACCACCGCAGAAAAATTCCTTGCGGCCTGCCGTGACCGGGACTTTCTTGTTTCCCAGGGAATAAACGCCACCGACGCCGAAGGCTATCTCTTCCCCGAAACCTATTTTTTCCCACGCATCCCGGACAAGAATCCCTACCCCATCCTGAAAGCCCTGCTGGGCCACTTCAAGGACACCGTCGCGGACCTGCCGCAGGCGCGAGACCCCGAAGAGCTGCACCGCATGGTCATCCTGGCCTCGCTGGTGGAGAAGGAGACGGCAGTGCCCTCCGAGCGTGGCACCGTGGCCGGAGTCTATGCCAACCGCATGCGTGTCGGCATGCTCCTGCAATGCGACCCGACCATCATCTACGGCCTGGGCGAAAATTTCGACGGCAATCTGCGCCGCTCCCATCTGCAGGACCCCAAGAACCCCTACAACACCTACGTTCACCCGGGGCTCCCCCCCGGTCCCATCTGCTCCCCCGGCGCGGCGGCGCTAGAAGCCGCTTCCAACCCGGAAAAACACGACCTGTTCTACTTCGTGGCCAAAAAGGACGGGTCCCACCACTTCAGCCGGTCCCTGCGCGAGCACACCAACGCGGTCATCAAGTACCAGCGCCGAGGCAAGCCGTTCCCGGACAGGTCGGACGAAAAAGGCAATTGA
- a CDS encoding HD-GYP domain-containing protein: protein MELSHCRVLAVDDTKLNLDILVNSLGADYELAVALDGVTALKMVQASPPDLILLDIMMPGMNGYEVLAKLKSRPETRAVPVIMISALSDLHTKSRGFQLGAVDYVSKPFEVEELRVRVRTHLSLAQAHKDLRRHNEILEEKVRERTRELILTQQATIESMAALAEYRDPETGQHIHRVKGYVTLLAEELRSLPEYAGLLSRDYIEILALSSPLHDIGKVGVPDQILLKPGPLSADEFREMQRHTDYGRNAILSVQKKLGSMPFLKIAEDIVYTHHEKWDGTGYPRGLAGTDIPLSGRIMALADVYDALISRRVYKAPFTHTRAMEIIIDGAGTHFDPDLVSVFGEFAPGFRQVALFNSESDEQRDALMC, encoded by the coding sequence ATGGAGCTTTCGCATTGCAGGGTGCTGGCGGTCGACGACACCAAGCTGAATCTGGACATACTGGTCAACTCTCTTGGGGCCGACTACGAGCTTGCCGTGGCGCTTGACGGGGTCACGGCCCTGAAGATGGTTCAGGCGTCTCCCCCTGATCTGATTCTGCTCGACATCATGATGCCGGGCATGAACGGCTATGAGGTCCTGGCCAAGCTCAAGAGCCGCCCCGAGACCAGGGCGGTGCCGGTCATCATGATTTCGGCGCTCTCGGACCTGCACACCAAGTCCCGGGGATTCCAGCTCGGAGCAGTGGACTACGTCAGCAAGCCCTTTGAAGTCGAGGAACTCAGGGTCAGGGTGCGGACGCATCTGTCGCTTGCGCAGGCGCACAAGGATCTGCGGCGGCACAACGAAATTTTGGAGGAGAAGGTCAGGGAGCGGACCCGGGAGCTCATCCTGACCCAGCAGGCCACCATCGAGAGCATGGCCGCGCTGGCCGAGTATCGCGATCCCGAAACCGGGCAGCACATTCATCGCGTGAAGGGTTACGTGACCTTGCTGGCCGAGGAATTGCGGAGTTTGCCCGAATACGCCGGATTGCTGAGCCGCGACTACATCGAAATCCTGGCCCTCTCCTCGCCCCTGCACGATATTGGCAAGGTGGGAGTGCCGGATCAGATTCTTCTGAAGCCCGGTCCGCTGAGCGCCGACGAATTCCGGGAAATGCAGCGCCACACCGATTACGGACGCAACGCCATCCTCTCCGTGCAGAAGAAGCTCGGCTCGATGCCCTTTTTGAAGATCGCCGAGGACATCGTGTACACGCATCACGAAAAATGGGACGGAACCGGCTATCCCAGGGGGCTTGCCGGGACCGACATTCCCCTTTCGGGCAGGATCATGGCCCTGGCCGATGTCTACGATGCGCTCATCAGCCGCAGGGTCTACAAGGCGCCCTTTACCCACACCAGGGCGATGGAGATAATCATCGATGGTGCGGGGACGCATTTTGATCCCGACTTGGTGAGTGTCTTCGGCGAGTTCGCTCCGGGCTTCAGGCAGGTCGCGCTGTTCAATTCCGAGTCCGACGAACAGCGCGATGCTCTTATGTGCTGA
- a CDS encoding response regulator: MATIRESVRESINERHLLVVLTLVIGLGACFFLYTDFVQKERAHFSEKKSVLETAFKASVQMYRLAMEGFYDTSLNTGEVLELMREASGAQENEKALARGRLYRKLFPLFKAMQRQNLRQLHFHLADGTSFLRFNMSEHYGDQLLGTRPLVKYASESKKPAQGFEIGHTATGFRYIFPLGDGDRHLGSVETLITTKALRDALAGIDPSRESSFILSGELNNSMLFSEQKWLYSPSTLNPDFLVEDANAFLPTSPPPLSPQALSINKALAGDPGLDAAMEKGLPFATSVNVDGHDFDVILLPLKDILERTTGYLVSYSRDRTVAEYRREFHASMFLVAGILALLFVLISRLRERSLALEAERGNLRAMNDALAEGVYVTNPEGVITRINPAGCQILGYSEEELLGQVGHDIFHCHEGNTYLAQAECLFLRALSRGESFDAEECFLGKDGKLLQVEVASRPIFSKGVFASTVTAFHDITERKRTEMALQESEFLQRSLMEHLPVGLIIIDAKTRIIEKVNPAAALLFGASEPEIVGKRCHRFLCPASESCCPIVDLGRNMDNSDRMMIRSDGTAIPVLKTVTRISVGGTDKLLECLVDIRGRKAAEESMWMLNRQLEQTIARAEKLASEADVANQAKSSFLAIMSHEIRTPMNAILGMVHLALGTDLSIRQRDYLTKVERSAKALLGILNDILDFSRVEAGKIALENVEFDLAEVLDNLAAVVGVRVQEGPEFVIMVDGNLPRVLIGDPLRLGQILINLAGNAAKFTHEGEIRVSVSLEDTTPGQSARLGFEVMDTGIGMTSEQIKSLFSPFSQGDASTTRRYGGSGLGLSICKHLVALMGGELSVSSQPAKGSTFAFTADFLLSSTAPSTAPSTGDFSEILEEARQWRMLVIDDLDSSRQVILDALRGMGLDAVGVASAALGLDVLENDRDGAPWLVLVDWKLPDMSGFDFFERMARLPGLDPAPRAILLCPFGQGTLIKSAPEHGFAAVVTKPVSRTSLANGVSEALGVDLQLGHYCPVSLAGESRALYDGGRILLAEDNELNQQVAKGILEQAGLTVVLASNGREALKMAEEGEFDLIFMDIQMPLMDGFEAARRIKSIARLVGLPIVAMTAHVLPEEQQRIREGGMDDHVFKPIDPDEVYRVLNRWLQPRACRVALPVQMQEGQDVPALRDIDTCGGVRRFLGDKDAYFKTLLQVRREYSQAMSVLRAQIEGGAFKEARMYVHTMLGMCGNLGATRVVTAAADLERALDAGNLHELDALYVQMRVSFDAMLSEIGRIGDFTARDQQLPVLDDRDLAVLLEELLPGLRSRTPMNCQAVADKLCNAIPSRNFQGDVARVCALMDQYNYAPALALVENMLERMHRGR; this comes from the coding sequence ATGGCTACCATCCGTGAGTCCGTCCGTGAGTCCATCAACGAGCGCCACTTATTGGTGGTGCTCACCCTTGTCATTGGTCTTGGCGCCTGTTTTTTTCTGTACACGGACTTCGTCCAGAAGGAGCGGGCTCATTTCTCCGAGAAGAAGAGCGTCCTTGAGACGGCTTTCAAGGCCAGCGTGCAGATGTACCGTCTGGCCATGGAAGGATTTTACGACACGTCCCTGAATACCGGGGAAGTGCTCGAACTCATGCGCGAAGCCTCCGGGGCGCAGGAGAACGAGAAGGCGCTGGCGCGTGGACGTCTCTACAGAAAGCTCTTTCCGCTTTTTAAGGCCATGCAGCGTCAAAATCTGCGCCAACTGCATTTTCATCTGGCCGATGGCACGAGTTTCCTGCGTTTCAACATGTCCGAGCATTACGGAGACCAGCTTTTAGGGACGCGTCCGCTGGTGAAGTACGCAAGCGAATCCAAAAAACCCGCGCAGGGCTTTGAAATTGGTCACACGGCCACGGGATTTCGCTACATATTTCCCTTGGGCGATGGGGACAGGCATCTGGGCAGCGTGGAGACGCTCATCACCACCAAGGCTCTGCGCGACGCGCTGGCGGGCATCGATCCCAGCCGCGAAAGTTCGTTCATTCTATCCGGCGAACTGAACAACTCGATGCTTTTTTCTGAACAAAAATGGCTCTACAGCCCATCGACCCTGAATCCCGATTTTCTGGTGGAGGACGCCAATGCGTTTCTGCCGACCAGCCCTCCACCCCTGTCGCCGCAGGCCCTGAGCATCAACAAGGCGCTCGCCGGTGATCCGGGCCTGGATGCCGCCATGGAGAAGGGCCTGCCTTTCGCCACCAGCGTCAATGTCGATGGACATGATTTCGACGTGATTCTGTTGCCACTGAAGGATATCCTGGAACGCACCACCGGCTATCTGGTCAGCTATTCGCGTGATCGGACCGTGGCCGAATACAGGCGGGAGTTTCATGCCTCCATGTTTCTTGTGGCCGGGATTCTGGCCCTGCTTTTCGTGCTGATTTCCAGGCTGCGTGAACGAAGTCTGGCCCTTGAAGCAGAGCGCGGCAATCTGCGTGCAATGAACGACGCATTGGCCGAAGGCGTGTACGTCACCAATCCCGAGGGCGTCATTACCCGGATCAATCCGGCCGGGTGCCAGATTCTCGGATATTCCGAAGAGGAACTGCTGGGACAGGTCGGTCACGATATCTTTCATTGCCACGAGGGCAACACGTACCTGGCGCAGGCCGAGTGCCTGTTTCTGAGGGCGCTCAGCCGTGGTGAGTCGTTCGATGCGGAGGAGTGCTTTCTGGGCAAGGACGGAAAACTTCTGCAGGTGGAAGTGGCCAGCCGCCCAATTTTCAGCAAGGGGGTTTTCGCCAGCACGGTGACGGCCTTTCACGACATCACCGAGCGCAAGCGCACGGAAATGGCATTGCAGGAGAGCGAATTTCTGCAGCGCAGCCTGATGGAGCATCTTCCAGTGGGGCTCATCATCATCGATGCGAAGACCAGGATCATCGAGAAGGTCAACCCGGCTGCGGCCCTGCTTTTTGGCGCGTCCGAACCGGAGATCGTCGGGAAGCGCTGTCACCGTTTCCTGTGTCCGGCCAGCGAGAGCTGTTGCCCCATAGTGGACCTGGGCCGGAACATGGACAATTCCGACCGGATGATGATCCGCTCGGACGGCACAGCCATTCCGGTGCTCAAGACCGTGACCAGGATCAGTGTCGGCGGAACGGACAAGCTGCTTGAGTGCCTGGTGGATATCCGGGGCAGGAAGGCGGCCGAGGAGTCCATGTGGATGCTCAACCGGCAGCTTGAGCAAACCATTGCCCGCGCTGAGAAGCTGGCCAGCGAGGCGGATGTCGCCAACCAGGCCAAGAGCAGTTTCCTGGCCATCATGAGTCATGAAATCCGCACGCCCATGAACGCCATTCTCGGCATGGTCCACCTGGCGCTTGGCACCGACCTCTCCATCCGCCAGCGCGATTATCTGACAAAAGTCGAGCGCTCGGCCAAGGCCCTGCTGGGCATTTTGAACGACATCCTTGATTTTTCCCGGGTCGAGGCGGGCAAGATTGCCCTGGAGAATGTCGAGTTCGATCTGGCGGAGGTTCTGGATAATCTGGCCGCAGTTGTGGGCGTGCGCGTCCAGGAGGGCCCGGAGTTTGTGATCATGGTCGACGGCAATCTGCCGCGTGTGCTCATCGGAGATCCCTTGCGCCTGGGTCAGATCCTGATCAACCTGGCGGGCAATGCCGCCAAATTCACGCACGAGGGTGAGATCCGGGTCAGCGTATCCCTGGAGGACACTACCCCGGGCCAGTCCGCGCGGCTTGGCTTCGAGGTGATGGACACCGGCATCGGCATGACTTCGGAACAGATCAAATCCCTCTTCAGCCCGTTCTCCCAGGGAGACGCCTCGACCACCAGACGCTACGGGGGCAGCGGGCTTGGGCTGTCCATCTGCAAGCATCTCGTTGCGCTCATGGGCGGGGAATTGAGCGTGAGCAGCCAGCCTGCAAAAGGAAGCACGTTCGCTTTCACGGCTGACTTTCTCCTCTCGTCCACGGCTCCGTCCACGGCTCCGTCCACCGGCGATTTTTCCGAAATTTTGGAGGAGGCCCGCCAATGGCGCATGCTGGTCATCGATGACCTGGATTCATCCCGTCAGGTCATTCTTGATGCTCTGCGCGGCATGGGCCTGGATGCCGTGGGGGTGGCTTCGGCGGCTCTGGGGCTCGACGTGCTCGAAAACGACCGAGACGGCGCGCCCTGGCTCGTGCTGGTGGACTGGAAGTTGCCGGATATGAGCGGCTTTGATTTTTTCGAGCGCATGGCCCGTCTTCCCGGCCTTGATCCGGCTCCACGGGCGATCCTGCTGTGTCCCTTCGGCCAGGGTACGTTGATCAAGAGCGCCCCGGAACACGGGTTCGCGGCCGTGGTGACCAAGCCCGTGAGCCGCACATCCCTGGCCAACGGGGTGTCCGAGGCCCTGGGCGTCGATTTGCAGCTCGGCCATTATTGTCCCGTCAGTCTCGCCGGCGAGAGCCGGGCCCTGTATGACGGCGGGCGCATCCTGCTGGCCGAGGATAACGAGCTCAATCAGCAGGTGGCCAAGGGCATTCTGGAACAGGCCGGGCTGACCGTGGTCCTGGCGTCGAACGGCCGGGAAGCCCTGAAGATGGCCGAGGAGGGCGAGTTCGACCTGATATTCATGGATATCCAGATGCCCCTCATGGACGGCTTCGAGGCGGCGCGGCGGATAAAGTCCATCGCGCGTCTGGTCGGCCTGCCCATCGTGGCCATGACGGCTCATGTCCTCCCCGAGGAGCAGCAGCGGATCAGGGAGGGGGGCATGGACGATCATGTCTTCAAGCCCATCGATCCAGACGAGGTGTATCGCGTGCTGAACCGTTGGCTGCAACCCAGGGCCTGCCGCGTGGCCTTGCCGGTCCAGATGCAGGAAGGTCAGGACGTTCCGGCCTTGCGGGACATCGACACGTGCGGAGGCGTGAGGCGTTTTCTGGGCGACAAGGATGCGTATTTCAAGACTCTTTTGCAGGTGCGCCGGGAGTATTCACAGGCCATGTCCGTGCTGCGCGCCCAGATTGAGGGCGGAGCGTTCAAGGAAGCCAGAATGTATGTGCACACAATGCTCGGGATGTGCGGCAATCTTGGCGCCACCAGGGTCGTGACGGCGGCCGCCGATCTTGAGCGCGCCCTGGATGCCGGGAACCTGCATGAGCTTGATGCCCTGTACGTTCAAATGCGCGTCAGCTTTGACGCCATGTTGAGCGAAATAGGCCGGATCGGGGATTTTACGGCGAGAGATCAGCAGTTGCCCGTTCTGGATGACCGGGATCTGGCCGTGTTGCTGGAGGAGCTGTTGCCCGGCTTGCGCTCGCGCACGCCCATGAACTGTCAGGCCGTGGCGGACAAGCTCTGTAACGCGATCCCGTCCAGGAATTTTCAGGGGGACGTGGCCCGGGTTTGCGCCCTCATGGATCAGTACAATTACGCGCCGGCGTTGGCGCTTGTGGAAAACATGCTGGAAAGGATGCACAGGGGACGATGA